The DNA segment CGCCATCGCCAGCAACGCCCCGATCATCACGCCGATCAACTCCGAGTTCAGCAAGGCCAACCGCTGGCATACCGACGTCACGTTCGCCGCCAACTACCCTGCGGCCTCGGTGCTGCGCGCGATCACGCTACCCAGCTACGGCGGGTCGACGCTATGGGCCAACACCGCGACCGCCTACCAGCAGCTCCCGCAACCGCTCCAACGTCTCGCCGAGAACCTATGGGCCCTGCACACCAACCGTTACGACTACGTCGCCACCGAATCGCTGACCGAGGCGCAGCGCGTCTTCCAGCAGGCATTCGAGAAGCCGGATTTTCAGACCGAACATCCTGTGGTACGAGTGCACCCGGAAACCGGTGAACGCACCCTGCTGGCGGGAGGCTTCGTGCGCGGCTTCGTCGGCCTGGACAGCCACGAATCACGCGCGCTGCTCGACCTGCTGCAACGGCGAATCACCGTGCCCGAGAACACCGTTCGGTGGAATTGGGAACCGGGCGACGTAGCCGTTTGGGACAATCGGGCAACCCAGCACCGCGCCATCGACGACTACGACAACCAGTATCGGCTGATGCACCGGGTCACCTTGATCGGCGACGTGCCGGTCGACGTGCACGGACAGCACAGCCGGGTGATCAGCGGGGCGCCGCTGGCCCTGGCCGGCTGACCGATGAACAGCTCTGTCGTATCCCCGGAAAGAAGGCTTCATTGTCGAGCACATCGCTGAGGCGTCGATCTGACCACCCGCAAAACATCCGGCGCCGGCAGCGCCGCCGGCTGGCCCCACGACGCCCTGGACTGGGTGCCGCAGGCGCTGGCGGATTACCACGGCGACGACGTTTGGCCAGACGTGGTCGTTCACCTCGACGGCTACGACGCGGTGGCCACCGCGATATTGCAGCGCGTTTGTCTGCCTGACGTGTTCGTCGCCGGCGATACCGCATACCAGTGGTGGCCCGAGCTCAACGCCTGGCAGGCGTTCGACGCGGCGGCCGAGCTTGGTGAGGCGATGACCGACCCGCTCACGAGGGTGATGGCGTCCGCCCTCGGGTCCCCACGCAAC comes from the Mycobacterium shinjukuense genome and includes:
- a CDS encoding TauD/TfdA dioxygenase family protein, which codes for MTDPIAVRKLGSRIGAEISGVRLGGDLDPAAVDEIRQALLTHKVIFFRDQHHLDDAGQLAFAGLLGSPIAHPAASAIASNAPIITPINSEFSKANRWHTDVTFAANYPAASVLRAITLPSYGGSTLWANTATAYQQLPQPLQRLAENLWALHTNRYDYVATESLTEAQRVFQQAFEKPDFQTEHPVVRVHPETGERTLLAGGFVRGFVGLDSHESRALLDLLQRRITVPENTVRWNWEPGDVAVWDNRATQHRAIDDYDNQYRLMHRVTLIGDVPVDVHGQHSRVISGAPLALAG